The following proteins are encoded in a genomic region of Bernardetia sp. MNP-M8:
- the dnaJ gene encoding molecular chaperone DnaJ yields MSKRDYYEVLGVSRNSSAEEIKKAYRKIAIKFHPDKNPGDATAEDKFKEAAEAYDALGNPEKKAKYDRFGHQGMNGGGGGFQNADDIFSHFGDIFGGGFGGGGGSPFDDIFGGGRGGQRQKKGSSVRIKLKLTLQEIAHGVEKKIKIKRQVLCDTCDGSGAKDASSKQTCKQCNGNGQVRRVTNTMLGQMVTTAACPSCNGQGTIITDPCKSCSGEGVQMKEEVTEIKLPAGIEDGMQLSMAGKGNYPPRGGVAGDLLILIEEEEHKFLKREGKNVHYDLCISFPDAVLGTTVEVPTIDGSVKVPIDAGTQGGKILRLRGKGIRPYNTYETGDQLIHVNVWIPQKLTKEERKEMEKLKTADNFAPDLDKQDRSFFDKVKEFFH; encoded by the coding sequence ATGAGCAAGAGAGATTATTACGAAGTGTTGGGTGTTTCACGCAATTCATCAGCAGAAGAAATCAAAAAAGCTTATCGAAAGATAGCAATCAAGTTTCACCCAGACAAAAACCCAGGTGATGCAACAGCAGAAGATAAATTTAAGGAAGCTGCTGAAGCATACGATGCCTTAGGAAATCCAGAAAAAAAAGCTAAATACGACCGTTTCGGACACCAAGGAATGAATGGTGGTGGTGGTGGCTTCCAAAATGCTGACGATATTTTCTCTCATTTTGGAGATATATTCGGTGGTGGTTTTGGAGGTGGAGGTGGCTCTCCTTTCGATGATATTTTTGGTGGAGGAAGAGGAGGACAGCGTCAGAAAAAAGGTTCTTCTGTTCGTATCAAACTCAAACTTACACTTCAAGAAATTGCTCATGGTGTAGAGAAAAAAATCAAAATCAAACGCCAAGTTTTGTGTGACACTTGTGATGGTTCGGGTGCAAAAGATGCCTCTTCCAAACAAACTTGTAAGCAATGTAACGGAAACGGTCAAGTAAGACGTGTTACAAATACAATGCTTGGACAAATGGTAACTACAGCAGCTTGTCCTTCGTGTAACGGACAAGGAACAATCATTACTGACCCTTGTAAGTCGTGTAGTGGCGAAGGTGTTCAGATGAAAGAAGAAGTAACTGAAATAAAACTTCCAGCAGGAATTGAAGACGGAATGCAGCTTTCTATGGCAGGAAAAGGAAACTACCCACCAAGAGGAGGCGTTGCAGGCGATTTATTGATTCTTATTGAAGAAGAAGAACACAAATTCCTTAAGAGAGAAGGAAAAAATGTACATTATGATTTGTGTATCAGTTTTCCAGATGCTGTCTTGGGAACAACTGTTGAAGTTCCTACCATTGATGGCAGTGTGAAAGTGCCAATAGATGCAGGAACACAAGGAGGAAAAATATTGAGATTGCGTGGAAAAGGAATTCGTCCTTACAACACTTATGAAACAGGCGATCAGCTTATTCATGTCAATGTTTGGATTCCTCAAAAACTCACTAAAG
- a CDS encoding nucleotide exchange factor GrpE, with protein sequence MNTNNHSDNGSTNNQTEENLNSESKAESTSDTSAETNEETTTETDNSTEPNYHAELLELKDKHLRLYSEFENFRRRTAKEKIEHTQLANKNMMAALIPVLDDFQRAEGSINQTEDQDQKADIAFDAIGILQKRFRTVLEQQGLKEMDSPIGQPLDTDIHEAITTTPAPSEELKGKVVDQIEKGYFLNDKVVRFAKVVVGA encoded by the coding sequence ATGAATACTAACAATCATTCTGACAACGGTTCTACAAATAACCAAACTGAAGAAAATCTAAACTCAGAATCAAAAGCTGAATCTACTTCGGACACTTCGGCAGAAACAAATGAAGAAACAACAACAGAAACTGACAATTCAACAGAACCAAATTATCATGCCGAACTTTTAGAATTGAAAGATAAGCATTTACGTTTGTATTCTGAATTTGAAAATTTCCGTCGTCGTACTGCCAAAGAAAAAATTGAGCATACACAGCTTGCTAATAAAAACATGATGGCTGCGCTTATTCCTGTTTTAGATGACTTTCAGCGTGCTGAAGGTTCAATAAATCAGACAGAAGACCAAGACCAAAAAGCAGATATTGCTTTTGATGCTATCGGAATTTTACAAAAGCGTTTCCGTACCGTTTTAGAGCAACAAGGACTTAAAGAAATGGATTCACCTATTGGGCAACCATTAGATACAGATATACATGAAGCTATCACAACTACGCCAGCACCTTCAGAAGAATTGAAAGGTAAAGTAGTTGATCAAATAGAAAAAGGATATTTTCTCAACGATAAAGTAGTTCGTTTTGCTAAAGTAGTTGTAGGTGCATAA
- a CDS encoding N-acetylmuramoyl-L-alanine amidase, which produces MKKTYLTITSLLFVLFFISSAFVSSTSTLGGGEEKFIPKTEVAPKLLSDACSRTRSSDASITHVMLHFCSNAAQNPENPYNLKDILNVFETYKVSAHYIIDREGVIHHLVNENRSAHHAGKGTLSHEAHRHNDLNGRSIGIEMMAIGTQNEMSKFISTSTYQKINKKDVGFTEAQYKSLARLLHDIESRHTDISHDRKHIVGHDEYAPSRRSDPGSLFDWKKIGLTVN; this is translated from the coding sequence ATGAAGAAAACCTACCTGACCATCACTAGCCTTTTATTTGTTTTATTTTTTATATCTTCTGCTTTTGTATCTTCTACTTCTACTCTAGGTGGTGGCGAAGAAAAATTTATCCCCAAAACAGAAGTTGCTCCAAAACTTTTATCAGATGCATGTTCTCGTACTCGTTCTTCAGATGCTTCTATTACCCACGTAATGCTTCATTTTTGTAGTAATGCAGCTCAAAATCCAGAAAATCCTTACAATTTAAAAGATATTTTGAATGTATTTGAAACCTATAAAGTTTCTGCTCATTATATTATAGACAGAGAAGGAGTTATTCATCATTTAGTAAATGAAAATCGTTCTGCACACCACGCAGGAAAAGGAACACTTTCACACGAAGCGCATCGTCATAATGACTTAAATGGACGTTCTATAGGAATTGAAATGATGGCAATTGGAACACAAAATGAAATGTCAAAATTCATTTCGACTTCTACTTACCAAAAAATAAATAAAAAAGATGTTGGCTTTACAGAAGCTCAATACAAATCTTTAGCTCGTCTTTTACATGATATTGAAAGCCGTCATACAGATATTAGCCACGACCGTAAACACATTGTAGGACATGATGAATATGCACCTTCACGTCGTAGCGACCCAGGTAGTTTGTTTGATTGGAAAAAAATTGGTCTTACAGTTAACTAG